Within the Verrucomicrobiota bacterium genome, the region GTGGGCCGTCTTGCCCTGGATGTCAGCCGGTCGGCCGACGGGATCTTCGGGGCGGACCTGAACGGAACCGCCCTGAACGCCCCCTTGGAGCTGCACGCCGCCATCAATCAAGGTGATCTGACCGAACCTTCCGCCGTCAACCTTCGGCTCGGCCGCCTCGACCTGAGCAGGCTGCAGCCCGTCGTGAAACTGCCCGTAGCCGGAGCCGTGAGCGGCACGGAGGCTCAACTGACCGGCGACATCGCCCATCCGAACACCTGGAGCGGCCTGCTCCGGACCCGGGTTGAAAACCTGAAGTACCAGACCTACGAGGCGCAAGCCATCGGGGTCGACACGGAGTTTCATGGGGGCGCCGGTGAGATCCACCAGATCACCGTGCGTTCCGGCCCGAACGCGGTGCAGGTTGCGGGCACGTATCAGCTGCCGAATGACCTCGGCGACTTCCTCACACAGCTTAACCTGGATGCAGGCCTGGCGATTACCGCGCCGCAGCCGGAACTCTACGTGCCTGACCTGCACGGAAAGGTTGCAGCCGCCGGCTCGGTCGGGCTGCGGTCGGGTGCCTGGCAGGCCGTCATCGGGGCCAGGATTCAGGACCTGACGGCACAAGGGTTAGCCGTACCCGGGACGGCTGCGCACGTCTTCGCTGCGGGCCGGCTGCCGTTGGAACAGGACCTGTGGACCTCCTTTCAGGCGATCGTCCTGACGGATATTCAGAACGTGACTTTCAATCTGGTGCAGGTGCCGTCCATCACGGCAAACGTAGTCCTGCCGGGGACCGCCGAAGCCCGGCTGCAGGCCACCGTGCGCGCGGCGCAAAGCCGGATCGACCTGAGCGCCCAAACCCGTTTGCCGGCGGCCGGCGCGCCGTTTGACCCCAAGCAGGTGGATGCCGAACTGAACCTGGCGGTGCCGTCCGCGGCTGATTTTCTCAAGACCAGGCTCTACACCGGCGCGCTGGGTTTGGACGGGCACGTCGCCGTCCATGAGCTCAAACCGCAAGGGTCGGTCCGGTTGCACGGTGATCAGGTCACGTATGAAGGGGCCGCGCTGCAGGCGATCAATGCTAACGTGCGGTTGGAAGGAGATCAGGCTACCGTGGAGTCTGCCCGTATCCAGCTCGATGCAGCCAACTACATCGATCTGAACGGCAAGGCCGGCCTGAGCGCTCCCTACCCCTACCAGGCTTTCGGCCAGGTGTCCCTGCCGAAGCTGGATAACTTCAACCCGTTTCTGAAAGCGTTTAAACAACCGGAAGGACTGGCCGGCAATCTCCAGGCGACTTTTTCCGGCCGCGGGGATACCAACCACCTCGGGGGCCAATTCCAGGCGACGGGAGACAAGATCCAGTACCGGGGTCTTACGGTCCAAACCGTACAGCTTGCCTCAGCTTTGGCCGACAATCAGGTCCAGCTGCAAAGCTGTCACCTGGGGTTCGATCCGGGAAACACGGTGGATCTTTCCGGTAATGTGCAGGTGGCAGATCCGCGGCCGTTCAGCCTGTCGGGTCAGGTTCAACTCACTAACCTGGGTGCGTTTAACCCGGCATTAAAACAATTCGGCCAGCCCGAAGGTTTGTCCGGTTCACTCGGAGTGAACGCCACCGCAAATGGAAACCTGGCGGATGCACTCGCCTCGACCGCCGGCGTGACGATGAACGCGCGGCAGGTGAAGTACCGGGGGCTGACGATTCAAACTGCGGATGTGCAGGCGGGACTGGCAGACCGCAAGGTAAACGTCTCAACCGGCCGGATCGTATTCGACCAGAAGGACACGGTAGACGTACGCGGCGACTCTCAAGTGACCGAGCCGTACACCTACAATGCGGATGCGACGGTCGCGTTCCAGGACATCGGTTTTCTGAATGGCCTGGCGACGTCCTTCGGGCAGAACCTGGACCTGGCCGGCCGGTTGAACTTGAACTGGAACGGGCAAGGTGAGCTCAAGAACTCGACTGGAAAAGTCGAACTGCACGGCGACGGCCTGCGGGCAAAACCCGTTCAAGGCGTCAAGATCGACGTGGCCGGTAATTATCAGGGCTCGCACGTTGAGGTGCCGGCCCTGCAGGTTAACTCGCCCTATGCCGACCTGACGGCGGCGCTGCGGTTTGATCCCCAGCGGTTCGAGATCCCGAACCTGAAGGTAACCAAGAACGGCAATTTGATTACCGGCAATGCGGCGGTTCCGCTGGATCTTCGGCCCGGGGCTAAAGCGCCGGTCAGCCTCGATCAACCGCTCCAGGTGAGCCTTCAGGCAGACAACGTCTCGATTGCCTCCTTGCAATC harbors:
- a CDS encoding translocation/assembly module TamB domain-containing protein; protein product: MAEHKTKRRPIIFHDLGALALVFLLQVPLLQPLLSSLMQFVGEHFAGAAKITLSYRVQSSTFSSLTLQDVSVSPMPENKDFPIERLQAKTVALRYNLIAALHKDWAHAVQLVSLQDVDVVIRQTPPQPKKAGGPLKFPAVIPEQVDIDHFNLTMQQSAGDVQVRDLFLHLHQDQPGSLGWQEVAVPGVGHWSDVQAGVTNRNGVLEITGLNLAPLVDVGRLALDVSRSADGIFGADLNGTALNAPLELHAAINQGDLTEPSAVNLRLGRLDLSRLQPVVKLPVAGAVSGTEAQLTGDIAHPNTWSGLLRTRVENLKYQTYEAQAIGVDTEFHGGAGEIHQITVRSGPNAVQVAGTYQLPNDLGDFLTQLNLDAGLAITAPQPELYVPDLHGKVAAAGSVGLRSGAWQAVIGARIQDLTAQGLAVPGTAAHVFAAGRLPLEQDLWTSFQAIVLTDIQNVTFNLVQVPSITANVVLPGTAEARLQATVRAAQSRIDLSAQTRLPAAGAPFDPKQVDAELNLAVPSAADFLKTRLYTGALGLDGHVAVHELKPQGSVRLHGDQVTYEGAALQAINANVRLEGDQATVESARIQLDAANYIDLNGKAGLSAPYPYQAFGQVSLPKLDNFNPFLKAFKQPEGLAGNLQATFSGRGDTNHLGGQFQATGDKIQYRGLTVQTVQLASALADNQVQLQSCHLGFDPGNTVDLSGNVQVADPRPFSLSGQVQLTNLGAFNPALKQFGQPEGLSGSLGVNATANGNLADALASTAGVTMNARQVKYRGLTIQTADVQAGLADRKVNVSTGRIVFDQKDTVDVRGDSQVTEPYTYNADATVAFQDIGFLNGLATSFGQNLDLAGRLNLNWNGQGELKNSTGKVELHGDGLRAKPVQGVKIDVAGNYQGSHVEVPALQVNSPYADLTAALRFDPQRFEIPNLKVTKNGNLITGNAAVPLDLRPGAKAPVSLDQPLQVSLQADNVSIASLQSGKPQATGYVGFHLLVSKTLQDPLVNITTTVRDLRSTAVSSLSAASSDIQIRLADKVLTVQGQVRQADIQPIQLQGRVPVDVGRVIDSRRLPDDTPLQFSLQWPSTNLAFVQKVVPVFRRIEGRAGADVNVGGTLKKPVLAGDITADIPRIQAKTDAIPPISNFVTRIGFRQDHVQIDQLTGLAGGGAFRVNGSINLADGTNPKFDLTTTGNQVLFTRSDNVIVRGDFDLAIRGPLSGGEVSGRVGVVDSRFFQDIDILPLNLPGRPAPKPPAVPRSNISITTPPLRDWKFNISVQTPRPFLIQSNLARGRVTIDLHVGGTGLAPAVTGFVRVDHLTASLPFSHLDINNGYINFAPGSNPFDPVLNIIGTSTVQDYDVRVRIFGSLSNFQILFDSTPPLSQGDIATLLATGATTQEFTENPTLLAGRATFILAQQLLHKVFKFKPGAQEQSFLERVQVNIIPGSRPGTQDVSARFDLTKDYQLIGEVGQEGDVGLRLRYLIRFR